The Tigriopus californicus strain San Diego chromosome 5, Tcal_SD_v2.1, whole genome shotgun sequence genome includes a region encoding these proteins:
- the LOC131880874 gene encoding ribose-phosphate pyrophosphokinase 2-like: MFSSHRTRSNLRVFGGSSHPQLTSAVAKKVGVRVGLTKLAKFANQETQVELKENVRGQDTYILQTGGGESPNDSLMELLFLINACKLSAAGEITVITPYYPYSKGDQKAGHRVPIASKLVADMIHKAGATYIMMLDPHTPQLEGFFNGPVDALLVEPLFCDWIRHMIPNWEQCVVVSPDEGAVKKSVSVANDLNLDFALIHNRLKASREEIRPKRYASYQGHFSNQLMIGRPIRSRMASNESEEANDDDPQNDVGICIKERIRQPSSSKSDAGIGCLSGSVNGRHVIMIDDMLDTGKTLRFAMEVLEREGAASVHFLATHGLFSAGCVDVVKSYDQDFLKAVVVTNSIPQDEVKKLLPSLHIIDVAGLIAEFVRRHHYRESVSVLSQFMPIRDEHQPDLVPERLASLRLAEGQVSGLIPDEGTSSAFEPSDALEDPIDEDTQGEQLADRQLMKIRKGFRLSSVCWD, translated from the exons ATGTTCTCATCTCACCGCACCAGGTCGAATCTGCGGGTTTTCGGCGGCTCCAGTCATCCGCAATTGACGAGCGCCGTGGCCAAGAAAGTGGGGGTCCGGGTGGGTCTCaccaaattggccaagtttgcCAACCAAGAGACGCAAGTCGAGCTCAAGGAAAATGTGCGCGGTCAGGACACGTATATTCTCCAAACCGGGGGTGGTGAATCGCCCAATGACAGCCTCATGGAGTTGCTATTCCTCATTAACGCGTGCAAGCTGTCGGCAGCGGGTGAGATCACGGTCATCACGCCGTATTACCCGTACAG CAAGGGTGATCAGAAGGCGGGACATCGTGTTCCGATTGCCAGTAAACTGGTGGCGGACATGATCCACAAAGCCGGTGCCACGTACATTATGATGCTCGACCCGCACACGCCTCAACTCGAGGGATTCTTCAATGGTCCCGTGGATGCTCTTCTG GTGGAGCCGTTATTTTGTGACTGGATTCGGCACATGATCCCCAATTGGGAACAATGTGTTGTGGTCAGTCCGGATGAAGGAGCAGTGAAAAAGTCGGTGTCAGTGGCCAATGACCTGAATTTGGACTTTGCTCTCATTCATAATCGGCTGAAGGCTTCACGAGAAGAAATTCGGCCCAAACGATACGCCTCGTACCAAGGCCATTTCAGCAATCAGTTAATGATTGGACGTCCAATTCGATCCCGCATGGCATCCAATGAATCGGAAGAAGCGAACGACGATGATCCTCAAAATGACG TCGGAATTTGCATCAAAGAAAGGATTCGCCAACCTTCGAGCAGCAAAAGTGATGCAGGCATTGGATGCCTCTCCGGATCGGTCAATGGTCGACATGTGATCATGATTGACGACATGCTTGACACGGGGAAAACGCTCAGATTCGCTATGGAG GTTTTGGAACGAGAAGGAGCAGCATCGGTACACTTTTTAGCAACACATGGCCTCTTCTCAGCCGGTTGTGTTGACGTGGTCAAGTCTTATGACCAAGACTTTCTCAAGGCAGTGGTTGTCACCAATTCCATCCCTCAAGACGAGGTCAAGAAGCTTCTACCCTCGTTGCACATTATTGATGTAGCAGGTCTGATCGCGGAATTTGTCAGACGGCATCATTACAGGGAGAGTGTTTCTGTGCTCAGCCAATTTATGCCTATTCGTGATGAGCATCAACCTGATTTGGTGCCCGAGCGTTTGGCCAGCCTTAGGCTCGCAGAAGGCCAAGTTTCGGGTTTGATTCCCGATGAAGGGACCTCCTCGGCCTTTGAACCTTCGGACGCTTTGGAGGATCCGATTGATGAGGATACGCAAGGTGAACAACTGGCCGACCGACAACTAATGAAAATTCGGAAAGGTTTTCGGTTGAGCTCAGTGTGTTGGGATTAA